One Thermomonas paludicola genomic window, GAGCGCGTGGGGGGCTCGGCTGGATGGGGTGGATGTGCAGCAGCTCAGTCAGCTATGCGAGGCCTTGGCCGTGGTGAGCTTTGAACCCGGCAGTCACACGCTGGTGGACGGCGGAAGTGAGGGGCGCCGACGCTACCTGGACTGGGGTTTGTTCCACGTGGAACATGGCTTCATGCCGCAGTGGCGGCGTTATGCGCGAGCACTCAAGCAGCGCAATGCGTTGTTGAGGCAGGCCAGTGGAAAAGCGCAGCTGGACGCTTGGGAACATGAATTGGCGCAATCCGGTGAAGCCTTGACCCAGCAACGCGAACTCTACCTGAGTGACCTGCAACGGCATCTGGCGAGACTGTTGCCGGATCTCCTGCCGGCTGCAGGCACCGTTGAATTGAGCCTGCAACCCGGTTGGCGCCGGCAGGACTTTGCGCTTGCCGATGCGCTGTTGCTGGGTCGTGACCGGGACCTTGCGCTAGGCCATACCTCCGTCGGCCCGCATCGGGCAGACGTGAAATTCGTATTGCGCGACCTTCCGGGGCGTGAAGGATTGTCGCGTGGACAAGCCAAGCAGCTGGCTCTCAGCTTGCTGCTGGCGCAGGCGGCCCACTTGGCGGACGTGATGGGCCATTGGCCGGTGCTGCAGTTCGATGATCTTGGTTCCGAGCTGGACCGGCACCATCAACGCCTGGCATTGGATGTCTTGGCTGCCAGTGGCGCCCAGATCGTCGTGACCGGGACGGAGCCGTTGCCCGGGTTGGACGCCGTTGCGGCGTCCGTCGCGAGGTTTCACGTGGAACATGCGCACGCCCAGCTGCTGGCCTGAGGGCAGGTTGGGGCCGCGGTTGCTATACTGGACGCTCCTATAGCTAATGTGTCTGGCGCGCCCCCGCGCGCCTCGGGAGTCGATCGCGCCGATGTCGCAAAACGAACAGACCCCG contains:
- the recF gene encoding DNA replication/repair protein RecF (All proteins in this family for which functions are known are DNA-binding proteins that assist the filamentation of RecA onto DNA for the initiation of recombination or recombinational repair.), with product MLIRCLRIQGFRRFEEVELLLQPGFNLITGDNGSGKTTVLEALHLLAHGRSFRGRVRDGLVRQGDPALQVYVEWSQPDRPLRRAGLRHTGSAWGARLDGVDVQQLSQLCEALAVVSFEPGSHTLVDGGSEGRRRYLDWGLFHVEHGFMPQWRRYARALKQRNALLRQASGKAQLDAWEHELAQSGEALTQQRELYLSDLQRHLARLLPDLLPAAGTVELSLQPGWRRQDFALADALLLGRDRDLALGHTSVGPHRADVKFVLRDLPGREGLSRGQAKQLALSLLLAQAAHLADVMGHWPVLQFDDLGSELDRHHQRLALDVLAASGAQIVVTGTEPLPGLDAVAASVARFHVEHAHAQLLA